One segment of Akkermansiaceae bacterium DNA contains the following:
- a CDS encoding S8 family serine peptidase produces the protein MPEEIWISPDQARAALTSGTGKGVRIAILDSGVESSHPALADLQLSDDVVIESRGGRIAATPGDGQDVFGHGTAVADIIHRHAPEAEMGSFRVLGHFKESRAAIIREGVRAAALRGYDIIHCSFGAPARAQDAAIYKGWLDAAYLRGLHVVAAGSNAGFHTAEWPAHFPTVIAVGAAPDDHTQLQLYRGSLVEFSIGGREASAAWLHGGRKEVFGSSFAAPRVSAMLAGILSVHPNIHPLHAKTLLRHLAL, from the coding sequence ATGCCTGAGGAAATCTGGATATCCCCCGACCAAGCACGTGCCGCACTAACAAGCGGCACCGGCAAAGGCGTGCGTATCGCCATTCTGGACTCAGGCGTCGAATCCAGTCACCCCGCATTGGCAGACTTGCAACTCTCTGATGACGTGGTGATCGAGTCACGGGGCGGCCGGATCGCGGCCACACCGGGCGACGGTCAAGACGTCTTTGGCCACGGCACCGCCGTGGCAGACATCATTCACCGCCATGCCCCGGAGGCCGAAATGGGATCATTCCGCGTTCTCGGCCACTTCAAGGAATCGCGGGCGGCCATCATCCGTGAAGGGGTGCGTGCCGCGGCCCTGCGAGGCTATGATATCATCCATTGCAGCTTTGGTGCCCCGGCGCGTGCCCAGGATGCCGCTATTTACAAAGGCTGGCTCGACGCAGCCTATCTCCGCGGCCTACACGTCGTGGCCGCCGGCAGTAATGCTGGATTTCACACCGCCGAATGGCCCGCCCACTTTCCCACTGTGATTGCCGTTGGCGCCGCACCGGATGACCATACGCAGCTCCAGCTCTACCGGGGCAGCTTGGTCGAGTTCTCCATTGGTGGGCGCGAAGCCTCGGCAGCCTGGCTGCACGGCGGACGCAAGGAAGTGTTCGGCAGCAGTTTCGCAGCTCCCAGGGTAAGCGCCATGCTGGCTGGAATCCTGTCCGTCCATCCCAATATCCACCCACTTCACGCAAAAACACTGCTCCGCCACCTCGCGCTGTAG